One genomic window of Solanum dulcamara chromosome 12, daSolDulc1.2, whole genome shotgun sequence includes the following:
- the LOC129877457 gene encoding uncharacterized protein LOC129877457 translates to MENTSQSSEGNSSSSSSAVIDSSSPYYLHPSDSPGMNLVNFIFDGTSFAAWRRSIIISLSAKNKMSFIDGSAEIPSADTPEFKFWTRCNNMVWSVQWSSTLSPSKRPHRSDARNN, encoded by the exons ATGGAAAACACATCACAATCATCTGAGGGaaactcttcttcttcttcatctgcAGTAATAGATTCTAGCAGTCCATATTATCTTCATCCCTCAGATTCTCCAGGAATGAATCTTGTGAATTTCATTTTCGATGGAACTAGTTTTGCTGCGTGGAGAAGGTCCATCATTATTTCTCTATCAGCTAAGAACAAGATGAGTTTTATTGATGGTTCTGCCGAAATACCATCTGCTGATACACCTGAGTTCAAGTTTTGGACTAGGTGCAATAACATG GTTTGGTCAGTCCAATGGAGCTCAACTCTATCACCTTCAAAAAGGCCTCACAGATCTGATGCAAGGAACAACTGA